DNA from Rosa rugosa chromosome 6, drRosRugo1.1, whole genome shotgun sequence:
CTTTACCCATTTCCTCTATCAAGTCATGCATCCAAATCACATCTTTGTCAATTTTTATCAAGGCCTTTTCTTGGAGTTGTGCAATACCAATCATCATTGTTTTGAGGTCGTAGAGAGCTTCTAGTATTGGTTTCACACGGGCAACATGCTTACCTTTAAAGAAGCAAGCAATATCAAGAAATAGTTCTTTTAAATCTGCTCCTAGAGCATCATAACTTAGTGTGAGAACGTCTTGTATCTCTGCCTGAGGACCTCCTTTAAAACTACCTATTGTAGCTTTCCACTCCTCTATGCGTCTACGAAATAGATGAGAGCCTAAGAGTATCAAAGCTAATGGAAGGCCTTGGGCATAGCTTATAACATGTTGTGCAAGTTCCAGATAATCACTTGGAGGTCCATTTCTTTTGAATGCATGCAAGCTAAACAACTCCAAAGCGTGATGATCATTTAACATCTTCACCTCGTATACTTCATCAACTTCATGAGCAATTAGCCAACGTTTATCTCTTGTTGTTATGAGAATTCTACTGCCCGGCCCAAAGCAATTAGGGGATGGAACCAAGTTCTGTAATTGGCTAGAATGACTCACGTCATCAAGGATTAAGAgaacttttttattttgcatCCTTGTCTTTATCAAACCGACTCCTTTATGAACACTGTTCACCTTCAAAGTTGAGTCTCTTAAAATATCAAATAAAAGTGTCTCTTGCAGTTGGACTAGGGCATTTGATCTAACATCTGCCAAGAAACAACTACATGCAAACTTATAGCTAATTGAATTAAACACATCTTTCGCGATTGTGGTCTTTCCTATTCCACCAGGCCCCCATATGCCTACCATGCGAACAATATTTTCCTCGGCTTTTAAAAGACTTTTGACAGCTTGTCTACAAGACTCTAATCCAATTGGATATGCAGCTACTTGCAACTCACATGAAGGGTTTACTACTCGGGCGGACAACTCCCCAACAATCTTCCTGATAAATTTAGCCTCAGACCTATGAATTTAAAAGCATATATACGAAATCAAATAAAGTGGAAGATTAATGTTGTcctcaaaaatataaaaaagaggCTAACTAATTAACTAGCTAGTTGGGGGTTAGAAACATACTCGCCATCCTTGAAAGGCCATCCAGACAAATCTGCTGCTTCCTTAAGAGCTGCCTTCCATTTGTCCATGTTGTCTTTGTATTTGCATTGATCAAGCGTAGCAAATGCGTCACCGAAAGCACCTCTTTGGTGTCGTACATCTGCCGGATCAACCTTGTAAAATACAGGTCTAACTTCCTGTCCTTTGGATTTTCTGCATTCAAGAATCTTGACCAGCTCATCTAAGCACCACCTTGACGAAGCATAATTTTGAGAGAAGACAATGATTGAAACTCTGGACTCCTCAATTGCTCTGACAAGAGCCGCGGATATTTCCTCTCCTCTTCTGAGCTCATCATCTATGAAGGTCTTAATTCCCCTGTCCTCCAAAGCGGTGTGCAGATGATCTGTGAAATTAAAGCGTGTATCCTCCCCTCGAAAACTCAGGAAAACCTGGTATGTATAATGATTTTGGTCAGTAGAAGAAAGTGggagagaagaagatgaagaactagCTGCTTCATTGGTCAGAGCAGCCATATTTTGCTTTGCTATGCCTTGCTCCATCTGTTGAATGTTGCCTTCCTATTGATCTGCCTTCCTAGAGTGCTGTTGCATGTTGCCTTCCTAGTGCCTGCCTTCCTTGCAACTCACGAAGCACTTGCAAAGCAGCTTCTGCTTTCCCTTCTTCCATCTGGGGCTGCTATTTTGAGTCAAAAACCACGTTTCCTGAACATATTTAATAAAACCAGTCGGCATTGTCAACATTAGGAGGCCCAGTTGCCAAGAAGtttcttcttttactttttccttttagacttGGACTAAAATTATCCAGTGTGTACACTTTTTTAGGTTCAATGTATTTGACTACTTTCTATGGAGGAGATTGCATTTATAATAATATGGCAATCGGATTTTCTCGTCTGTAGTTTAATTTAGATAATGGATATTTATTTATAGGTATTTAAGTTTAGGGTATTCAAGCCTTCCGGCTAATTTTTTAAGACCCTATAAAATGTGCTATTCTTTTCAATATCTATTTTTCACTAAACGGGTTTTGGATTGAATAAAGTAATGAACCTTAAATAGCACCGGTATTCTGAAAGTTCAAGATATGACAACACCAGCATCATGGTAATAGTTTTAGAGACAATTCCTTAAGTTacaaaaacaaggaaaagagaATAATACATGTAATTCTAAGATGATCACAAATACTCGCATACCGATCGGTTTGGAACTTGGTTAAGCCTGATGGATGTGCAGCCATCCTGCAGCAGCGTCTTAAGGGAAGCCCCAGCATCATGCCACTTGATCACTGCTGCTGAAAAATATTCAGCAACCACCACTGTTAATCACTTTAATGGAAAAGAAATGCAGTTGGACCTTCTGAAGAACACTTTTTCAAAATTGCAGTCATCTATGGAACTGTTTCTGAGAAACGATTGCTTAATCCAAGGAAACATATGATATTTTTCGATGGATTGGCACATAAGGACCTAGGAAAATAATGTAGGCACAAGTCGCACAACTAAGGGGAACAGCAAACACTTTCACCTAGCTAGCTTATTTGGAGTTGGCAAGAATCTGCACCCTTTCCCAATGTCATCAAAAAGCTCTAGAGCTCGCTCCCCATTTCCTTGCATGGCCATTGCTCGAATGGCTGCTGTAGCATTTCACCCATCACTGAAACTGCTTCACCAGCCACTTTGACAAAATCGTATTGTAAAGAACCGAGTTCTTATCCACACATTCATCAAAAAGCCACTTTGCAGCATCAGTAGCTCCCGAATGTAAGCATATTACTCTTCACCATAAGCATATTACTCTTCAGTCCAGACTCCCGAATGTAAGCACACACCCTCTCACTCAACGCAACATCCTCAACTTTGCGCAAGCAAAAATGAGACACACCATAGTCACCGAATTGGGTTTAATCCCGGTAGCCAACATCtcgaaaaaacaaagaaacagccTCCCTTGGCATATAACCACAAATCAAACTAGTGCACGACACAGTATTTCTCTCaagcatttcatcaaacaccttccGGGCATAATCTAAGTCCCCACATTGCATAGAAACGAATCAAAGAATAATTCCCATAAAACACTCATGGAGCTGAACCCCTTCAGAGAAAGCCACAGTCTTCGAACACGCGCTCAATGCAACATCTGAACATAGAGCCCAATAGCCTCGTCACTAAGCCCAGCACCAGACTAACCCTTTTATCAGAGAATTGTACACGACCAATACAccctttgtttcttcttcttcaaggaaCAAGTCGAAGGCTTTTCGGGCATAGTCTAAGCTTTCGAAGGTGCCCGTTTCGGCGCATGTGCTAATGAGCTTGGTGACATTAGAGGGTCTGTGACTGAGGCCTTTCTTAGTGATGTAACAGTGAAGTTGCTTTACTTGGTGTCTTGGTTTGTGGGCTATGAATTTGGGTTCGTTTTGGGATATGAATTTGGGTTCATTTTGGTTATGAAACTTCCAGAGGACTCAGCTGAAGCACTGCAACCATGGTTGATGGGTCTGCAATGCTTCTATGAAATTGAGGTGGAGGTTCAGCATTCCTATCATTCGGTGCAAAATGACATTTCTAACCTTTAAGCTCCTACAATGAACTACTTTCAGTAAAGGATAATACAAAAAATAGTTGCTCTAATGAATGCCATCGACTCCCTATAATTCCTgttagagtgtgtttggatgagggaaaaaatgatggaatttaattgaaagtgaggattttataattcctacaagctaattctctcgtttggcattatcatattggaaattttaaatttctctgtggaaaaaaacgaaggaattcattgtttaaattccccacttcaatttccaccaaaataggtgtcatttacgaattcctttgcaatattcaattttcatttccaaaacaaggtttttttctattttatttatttatttattttaaactttcttaatttattacacatttcaaatcctaaatagatacaaccaaacaatagaaattgcaattaatggaattttagattgatggagttaaagattccattatttataaattcctacggatttcataattttctcatccaaacgcaccattAGTGAAATTGGACAGATATAAAGGCAACCCTAATTGGCTACATTCAATAGAGATGGATGTATATATCTGAATCACAATGTAGCAGTAAATGTCTGGTTTTGATTTATGGCTATCCAATATAGGAAATgactaggaaaaaaaaaaaaaacaatgatatCCAGATTTTCTTAGCAACTTAAGCACGATCATACCACAAAGAGAAGACACGGACACATATGATAAACCAGCTCTAATGTTCGGCGGTAAAAGATGGGTTTAGTACAGCATGATATAAATGTAAGAGATGGCACGATTGTGTGAATGTAGGTTAGGCTCGAAACTACTTTTTAGTATAGCTAGCATGATATAAAAGATAGTTTCTTTATCATGAATTACAATTCAGAATGTCAGGGTGCAAGAATAGCCTCGAAAAGCATTCTTCACAGAGAAAATTAGAACAATAAACAAACAGAAAGGAAAGAATGTCGCTGATAAAAGAGACCAAGCCACTAAGCCACTAACTTATGTTGTGACTGAACAGACTGAACTCTGTAGTGCTAGATTATGATTGGTACTCCATTCTGGACAGATGTATGCCATTTAGAAAATTAACCGACTAAATCTGTATCATCGAATGCCTTTAGTTACTCTATTCAGTATTTTAATTAGTACCCTCTCGATCAGCATCTGCTATCCGGTAAGTTCATCTTCAAGATAGTTATATCCAGAAGTAAACTTGGCTTTGATCTTTTGACGCCTGTGACATATCATATAAAGACATGTCAGTTAGATCAATTTATTATTTACAAAGACGTCAACAAGAATGCCTCTGTGTGTGTTCTAACTTCAGTTATCCTACGTACTGTTACTTCTGCACATATAAGCGCgctcaattttttttccttcctctcTTTGGTTTCACCAAATACTTCTTTTTTCATGAAGTGAACTCAAAATCATGCCACGGGTGCAAATCAAGAGAACTtcttttgtgtatagaacgccaGAAAGGTGCTACTAGTAAATCACTAAATCTCCAGTACTATCCATATAAAACAATGGTGCCTGACAAAATTTCAGCTTTCGAAACGTCATCCTGTATATGAGTTTGACAAATATTCGGCCATATTTATGAATTTCCAAATTGTAAACTGCAGAATAAAATTGAACATACTTGTGGCCTGTGCCAGGAAGATTTTGCTTAAAGTGATATATTTCATATTCCATGTGCTAAATCCCAatgttcgaaaaatcgctaggcgctagtcgggcggtggctaGGAGACTAGCGCCCAGGCGCCTAGGCGGAcacctgtttggacccaaaatgaacattttggcctgacaaggcgtgtcttggagaaattgagccaatgtcagtggctcaagctatatattgtcgacaagctcgaaatatatatttagaggctaaataaagcctactatggaagtatgacaagtcaactttagcatattttcctacttcggctaggaaaaaccgagctagacaaggaaggaggggtggcagactaaccaaatgaaatcgaaatgtgctgaaactttccagatccattctagacagcccaaggatcatttcttatgaagagtgcaagagctttttttgagtggaaggccttcaaacaatcagcccaattttctacagaagcaaaactggaaaactggacctgtaagaggtccagcagcattttcggcccaaccacatggaagaaagctctgaaatttggtcagcatgatctagattcatagtggaacattttttatgaagacatcatggccagaatctgaatttctgatggagatatacatgaaggaataaaggagccgaaagtgcttccttatctcccaaattcatcattcctattagtgctccacctccatctccacctcccttatctcccaaattcatcattcctattagtgctccacctacacctccacctcccttatctccaattagtgctccactttcatttgtttaatgccaaagtagttggcatggtagcctataaatagaggttacattgaaacacaattcacacattcacattcaacaacaacatctctaagatgatctaagttctctctagagcaaacctctctaagagcaactcctctccttctctttctcttaccggtgatcatactcctagtcctagtcttctcagaagccgactttcagtgccaccaaaccctctgtcaacgtgcttcggtcctagtctcctcgggagccgacggtagtgccgcgaccacaacggttacagaaccagccaagcaagggtaacgccctagcaacccagccaagctaaagtcacgctttagcaagttctctctacttcccggtggttctcgctctgctcgatctacaacatcgagtatcaatttggtgacgcaagaagattagcaaaagtcctcaccacgaggcacaaagaatcccacgacgaggttggtgctctcctcgtccacaattgcttgaaagaagtcaggtcaagggacacccccgacgaccgcacccgaacggtgctggcacgcccgcgcaagaaaagagactgttgaccagctgcagcaaaattggagccaaacattttggcacgcccagtgggactatactagagtcttttttcgtcatcattgagatgccaggggaaaatctttaccaaaagaaattcctatagtgaattgatggacaatgttgccaccattggcgataccgccatttatgatgagtttatgcctattcccatcccagagggggcaagcattgatgaacagctcgcgatcatcatggccaacatcgagaggaataaagaaaagcaagccagggacatggccattttgatcgcaaaaacaaagcagaggtttcgcgattgggacctagaaattgagcagaacgctcgagaagaggtcatttatgaggctgatttgcctataggtggcaatcaacctaatggcctcactggtgaatcacagccttacatagaggctacttatggagaacgtcatcaacaagattgttcttcagacaagaaaattgtctctgaacaaatatctgatgtctccactgatcaagccaaatatgtggctactgatcagatgcatggggggcaagatatgacccatgatcatccctttgatcaagagaagttggcgacagttggcgacaaagccgatcttgggacaccgtcatcttccaaattacaattggagatcatgtctcgtcaaccaacaaagatacttggggggcaagaatacccctctcacgagccaaattcctccaaattcttcaacgagaagtatctttgttcttttcctacaagctctcacaggagggatttttaccctaccaattttgatacatcggagcttggaatgaagcatagatggccttccccgtggtcttctagaggttagccaaacatggtgctgctagcttctttctttctttgcttttaattttctgttaattttttcgtttctagttttcttttcattaaaaaaaaaaaaaaaagaagttgaatttggtaaaggggttgtgaatcataacggaataggtgaagtctcttttgttaatattggcctaaactccttattggtgcctagttcaggtcccttaaggttaagggcggcttttattaacacttgttgaactgtcttcacacttatgacctttctcatcttagtaagtatagcctatgtgaaatggtgtctagaaaggggacaacgttcatgacaggttcttgaatccagaagtgcgtgcaaatgggcctaaaccactatgtgggagtagctcatgccaaaatggattctgcctctcttgttcgccctcccccacctggccatttcagtaaggttgcccaaaggatttgaaagaaaatttgtgtctaggcgactatacttgggccgcatgtctaaaccttgattcacattgtcttattgaattcaactacttataaaaaaaaataataataataaataaataaataaataaataaataattagtgcaatccataattactgaggagtcaaaacactgagggattaatttattagccagtctcttcgcataagccttcgtgggaaattctagtgttcctacactcgcgaagcccattcatgaaggcctgtttttgaggcccataatcgtttcttcgcttTGCCTATcaacactagggggcaacactatacaatactaagccgagtcagcggctccggaaatttttttttcagctttgccctcgcaggaaaggctgagctcaagggaaatgtgagagccaccaccgtgaccgccacctccatcggaagtagtcttcatgttaccaaagatgtcctcaccatgcattgggaacagaggaagggtttcaatctccatgttcatagatccataaccaccatagttccccttctgcccgttaaaagcaatcacaccagctgaagaagcagaagcagatgcagaagattcgaagttaatatactgatcctcaggtttccaattggtaccattgtcatcaccaacaagccctgatctttgcatgggcacatgaacatccgaagtggacctcttcttccgcttctcccgagccctttggttcacgaaccaaaaatagacgttcttgaactcgatctggccgtaccatttcagctggagacagatcctctgaatctgctctaaagttggggacctaactcccttattgtagaaaagctccttgaggattcttatctgatctatagtgggattccacctgttccgcctacaaagcatgttagcactactcccggctgctttgttgcttcctccatcctcggttggttgctgggtttgtggttccattggtgaagggttgagagaatgcgagaattgaagaatggtgatgacaagtaattaagaaagattgctgttagaattaTTGGGAAGGACTGAAGATCTGTGAGAGAAGGActgaaattgacagagagatgttcgtaaaaaaggaagggtattgttgaggatctgaaactcaaaGGAAGGTTTTTTTTGGCGTGAACGTTCCCATCCccataatgcacctatttataggaacagggcatgcaaatctccacccttggcCGATAGTCTCGGAAAAGCATTTCCACCTGCtggatggttaaagagtcaaaccgatgtcggtaaagcgtgattaaagttgccttaaatctcggaaaagaatggattattggcacgagggaaccgaacggtttccgaggaggtaactgttcttttcacgagattatttttcatgactgttgtttttcaacgagtgattagtgccttaaatctcggaaaagaaggagttattgtcgctaagagttttgagttgggagccaacaagtggatccaaaagatacatatgtcctcaaaaacctcgccacgaggctctttttgacgcggagcatattttaaaagttcatattattttcaatatacaactatgggggcctatatttggggccttgcgagacacaattattggcttctcacggatatttggatatcaggataagaaaatattattgtattcataaagtggctttgcggccaaaagcaatacattcattacaaagccaaaagtggctagaatacaaaacaagaatcttcggattatcttctaaatcttttctcaagtggaagcagctatggaatccaacggcagacttcagggaaggaaaaagaggagtaacggagcccccgcgcccctttacatggaagcggtagaggaatacaacataggcttggccaacaccattattcatgagaaggggagactccagtaaaagaaaatggagcctccaagccgcctcaattggaagcagctatggaatctaacgccgggttgagccgcgccattatctcctggaggggcagagagtgaaggaaccaaatatcagcttgagtctctgcaccccctctagccttggtaaccaccattagctggacgtgaagtacaggaacagccattctgtagcttgaacccattccttcaaagagtccatcccttctcatccctccaagattctatcaagaagagaaagggggaaaaggaggtgagaaccaaagccccttccatctggagggcacaacacgggccaggtccagaagaaaggaaacagaggaggaaagatgaacctcagagtggccgtcctccctctccccgtttcgctctgcgtatgggattttctcaaaaagtgatcttacatgaccggagatcccacacttggagccccctcgtgtttctaaaccaatctgaagcctggcatttttgttgcagaactccagaaggacgaaacaaggggttgcctaagattacgccatgaggcctaacccaggcttaagattacgccataaagcctaaaatttagaggctaaaggtcatttcatgaggggaagatttgtgaagaaggagaaaaagaagcaaggattgaaaggccatttctcaaatatttcagaaaagttgttgtgagtattcccttcctgaaatacaactatttatagggacttcaggcaaatccccacccttggatgaagctcaatttcaaaaccgatgtcagtaaatcgagattagtgattccaaatctcgggaaaaaagggactagcagcatgtgaggagcgattttttgaggagttagctattattagaggattaatagcatgtggggaaaccgaacggtttccgaggaggtaactgttcttttcacgagattatttttcatgactgttgtttttcaacgagtgattaatgccttaaatctcggaaaagaagggattattgacgtgtaaggagaccgaacagttttcgagggggcctacagagattggcccatgaagctcaatttcaagcaaagttcctccacgcggagattcgccgcaatagcactagcttcggcctgagtggcccgttctctgagatgggccaggttgcggcccatttcttcagaagcagccagaggttcatcgagttgggcttcttctgtagcaatcgcgttttcaacaaaggctaaacctgtatggaggtcctcgatccgaagtttgaagtcggacctttggatttgtagttcccgcaggcggttggttcgctcatttaaaataccgcgagagatgtccatttctcgagagaggctattcaaagcctctcgagtgtcgtgagcctgggcgttcgcggccggttgacgttggcgggcctcaccaagttcattcagcagatcgtcaatggcactaaattgctgcagggtcaatgccttctcctggcaaagataccttagggcttccaagactcgcgagaggatgtcagtctccaatacctgaggacccagatgttcgtgaagcaccatcttagcctcatccacagcagaaggaggagttacctctaacaccctcatcaatctctcgaatctggtaggaggcggcggaggcgccacaggatcacgaaccaccaatgcaaaagggtggacaacttcctcagtttcttcatcttcaataggttggtctgtcccttcagccgcgggagaatctggaaactcaactcgcggctcaccatgggcaagtggagcagattcaagcacagggccctcggcttcgacggttgtctcatttattcgcaagacttggggggtaccaccaccgtcagtatcatttttcatctcttgggctactgtccgaccgataggaccctcagcgtttgtagccacctcctcggtacaaacagaatcctggttagattcagaaatgtcagagagtggggttggatcaaaagggaaatggaaagcattgtccaacagtggcttacctctcgagttgtcgggtcaatatctggtacgtggtcaccaagaggaagaggcctcacttcattcacctcttggacctttagtgccgcgagaatctctgtcgtcatcagttcctcataagcggcagaatcctcagagtggctttccacactttcatgctccgaggagtcgtcatcggagatcgttattagaatggtagggccttgcagatgctctgtagatgtgggagacggaagaggcgccacggggttagttgatgcttgaactagcgagagagttggcttttctgcagtggctgagggtccagcctcgctcaggcgagagggattagtggtcctttgacggacctgtcaaaagatacatagtgaagatcctgcccagattctaaaatttaaaaaggataagacggggtcggagtttaccaatcgcattcccagaggttcgtcatcttcaaaactctcttcgacgaattgagctcgatcgcgtttgcaagcaaagacagcagtggcctctacgagaaaagagtcataactcaaaaaggggggaagcaccaaatatacaagtttgggatcattcttaactaaattacctcagcgggatcttcatcatgcgaagactctccctcagaagtctcctctgctattgccttttgtttccccgcctgaacagaggctatcctgctccaggtagtttgctgcaaaacacactcaggaataagagcgggaaaatcaacacaaggaaaaagaatggtgaagaaagacaaaaacttactgttgccctaggctcgtggatttgtatccctggacgcgatgagcgagaaggtagaataggtcgcgggggttgtgctgcagggttggagaagcgctcaagaatcttgcggtcctccggaccaggactactcatgccacgaaagatcaggacgaagagttcgtcatgtggcaggtcccaacagttcacggacacttctttccaccaatcagcataatcatcgtcgacatcgttgagggggtacagcgctctgacccaagggggaatcactatcaaagtaaactgactctgaaaaggggcagacccaggtggggctaatctccgccaagaggtgtagtaattggcagaatcaaccagaggccagggtaccaactgggccaacccaaattggcgagcaaaatggttaggggcatagagctcataacttacgcgttcagtggcaagacgaatatccaagcaggagatggcgcgacgaaaggccaggaaggctctttcgctatgatcccgtccactgggcagaaagccatcatcaaggggaggagggaatcgcctagaaaggactatttttgggtccggcatctctcccagcaagtacaagtaaataaaacactcggagtagggtggagctcgataccttacgttgcggcaaagccagttccccaaaagggaatcaactggaggttcctttggaatatcaccgcgacggaagagagggaaataaatctgcagccaaaaggcaaggatccagaaggggccactaatttcggtatcaaatgggcgcattacggctctataaagggagcgatataacgcacccaatacaggttgcccaaggccaacgcaaataccattgtagagagcagtggccagagaattccaaggtccagtaggtttgttggaagaagtgcaaaagataaatttgcaaagccagaattccaggaatgcgatacctcctgt
Protein-coding regions in this window:
- the LOC133714600 gene encoding disease resistance protein RUN1-like isoform X2 — translated: MEQGIAKQNMAALTNEAASSSSSSLPLSSTDQNHYTYQVFLSFRGEDTRFNFTDHLHTALEDRGIKTFIDDELRRGEEISAALVRAIEESRVSIIVFSQNYASSRWCLDELVKILECRKSKGQEVRPVFYKVDPADVRHQRGAFGDAFATLDQCKYKDNMDKWKAALKEAADLSGWPFKDGESEAKFIRKIVGELSARVVNPSCELQVAAYPIGLESCRQAVKSLLKAEENIVRMVGIWGPGGIGKTTIAKDVFNSISYKFACSCFLADVRSNALVQLQETLLFDILRDSTLKVNSVHKGVGLIKTRMQNKKVLLILDDVSHSSQLQNLVPSPNCFGPGSRILITTRDKRWLIAHEVDEVYEVKMLNDHHALELFSLHAFKRNGPPSDYLELAQHVISYAQGLPLALILLGSHLFRRRIEEWKATIGSFKGGPQAEIQDVLTLSYDALGADLKELFLDIACFFKGKHVARVKPILEALYDLKTMMIGIAQLQEKALIKIDKDVIWMHDLIEEMGKDIVYQESPGEPGKRSRVWSEEDVNHILTNNTGTKKVIGIQVSWRSSMIFLNGKSFSQMKNLRYISMSKDLELFASKSSKIRSKQEYESFSGDIDYLSNQLRWLDWPDSPLQSFPSDFHANKLVNLNIPDSHRITRLWEGRKNFSKLTRMNLRGCESLTGLPYFSGIPNLKELDLADCENLITIPCNELQNLEILNVSRCSNLVTFQTKASISHDRDSGSLALPKLLVLKIKGCNLSSADFIGSLDCLKTLTELDLSSNNFVSVPALGKFVNLPRIDLNCCKRLREIPELPPNILEVNARDCESLERFYIWPKSLKMIEMDLCNCHRFSYSLGYDMEKMENILLNNQLPIYACITR
- the LOC133713489 gene encoding uncharacterized protein LOC133713489; this translates as MDMAGRGHHSRSYPSWREYYCTRRDHTGGIAFLEFWLCKFIFCTSSNKPTGPWNSLATALYNGICVGLGQPVLGALYRSLYRAVMRPFDTEISGPFWILAFWLQIYFPLFRRGDIPKEPPVDSLLGNWLCRNVRYRAPPYSECFIYLYLLGEMPDPKIVLSRRFPPPLDDGFLPSGRDHSERAFLAFRRAISCLDIRLATERVSYELYAPNHFARQFGLAQLVPWPLVDSANYYTSWRRLAPPGSAPFQSQFTLIVIPPWVRALYPLNDVDDDYADWWKEVSVNCWDLPHDELFVLIFRGMSSPGPEDRKILERFSNPAAQPPRPILPSRSSRPGIQIHEPRATVSFCLSSPFFFLVLIFPLLFLSVFCSKLPGAG